A region of the Clostridia bacterium genome:
TAAAACTGTTGGCAAGCATTTTGTCATAATCGTTATCTAGCAATACAGAAATTTTTCTAAGTGTGTCGACTAAAAATGTTCCGCCTGCGCCTTGTTTAGTGCTACTGCCAACTTCTTCGTTATCCGGCATAAAGGCTAAGGCTACGTTATGACTTTTAAGGTCTTTTAATGCGTCTATGCTTGCAAAAGCGCTTGTAAGGTTATCTAGTCTAGGCGAAACTAAATATTCGCCGTTTTGTCCTGCAAAAAAAGGCTCTTGGTTACAAGCTAAAAATAAATCATAGTCAATTAATTCGCCCTCGTACGCTTTATAAGTGTCTTCTCCTGCAAATAAAGGTTGAAGGTCTATTTGAACATTTGGGGCAAAATTTGTGTTAGCGTCTCTATTTAAGTGTATCGCAAGCGAAGGAATAACAACATTATAATCGCTTTTAACTAATTTTGAGCAAACGCAATTTGTAACTTTGTCAAGATAGACAATTCGCCCTGCAATTACTAAGGGTTTATCAAACCAAGTATAGTTAAGCCCTCCTCCGTAACGCTCGACGTTAAGTTTGTATTGCTTAGCTTGCTTAGTAGAAGGGTTATATTTAAGTTTAAGCGCCGGACTGTCGGTGTGCGAAGCAAAGATATTGAAGCCCAAATTTCTATCGCCTAGACAAAAAGCTATTAAA
Encoded here:
- a CDS encoding M18 family aminopeptidase; amino-acid sequence: MIKELMQKLHNSPTPYHAVEVCKQDLIACGYTELIEGQTWQIKPLGKYYVIKDGSGLIAFCLGDRNLGFNIFASHTDSPALKLKYNPSTKQAKQYKLNVERYGGGLNYTWFDKPLVIAGRIVYLDKVTNCVCSKLVKSDYNVVIPSLAIHLNRDANTNFAPNVQIDLQPLFAGEDTYKAYEGELIDYDLFLACNQEPFFAGQNGEYLVSPRLDNLTSAFASIDALKDLKSHNVALAFMPDNEEVGSSTKQGAGGTFLVDTLRKISVLLDNDYDKMLANSFMLSCDNAHAAHPNHLEKSDTTNIATLNGGVVIKHHANQNYTTDAMSSAVIKYIAKQSNIAIQDSFSRSDVSCGSTLGAISSQQLSIRSVDIGLAQLAMHSTSETMGAYDYDKLVNLAKAYYACSISCNGYDKIEVTF